A stretch of the Acidobacteriota bacterium genome encodes the following:
- a CDS encoding polysaccharide biosynthesis/export family protein produces the protein MAAARMAGAVLAAWLGTGVLASSAGDLRVTGRAGEIRCEAPGSLTVTGGSAGAVQRWVVRAEGAVTVAAGLEPFVHRVREGISVELPAGSGPTLTWLPQGLLFRWTTGADPGSPADVFATTTPPAYPLGPGDKIQITVYNEQDMNQTVVVDPSGAITLPVLDKVEVQGLSVNQLQTRLEGLLGQFVKAPQVNLQLIEYGSRYVNVLGEVGNPGRVPLKGALKVLDAVSQAGGYTSKSGDVEISRRDSTGKLHTRVFPREELLGASSEKGNIYVLDQDVINVQAIKSVYVSGEVKNPGSFPYNRDITLLRAITLAGGFTQWAKKDRVDVLRETPDSAPRVLQVDVSEIEKGRLEDLPLLPNDHVVVKERKFF, from the coding sequence ATGGCCGCCGCAAGGATGGCGGGGGCGGTTCTGGCGGCATGGCTCGGCACCGGGGTTCTGGCCTCGAGCGCGGGGGATCTTCGCGTGACGGGCAGGGCCGGTGAAATCCGGTGCGAGGCGCCGGGAAGCCTCACCGTCACGGGAGGGTCCGCTGGAGCCGTCCAGCGATGGGTGGTCCGGGCGGAAGGGGCCGTCACCGTGGCCGCCGGGCTGGAGCCCTTCGTCCACCGGGTTCGCGAGGGGATCTCCGTGGAGCTTCCCGCGGGGTCGGGGCCGACGCTGACCTGGCTCCCCCAGGGGCTCCTGTTTCGCTGGACCACGGGCGCGGACCCGGGGAGCCCCGCGGACGTCTTCGCCACCACCACGCCGCCCGCTTACCCGCTGGGTCCGGGGGACAAGATCCAGATCACGGTCTACAACGAGCAGGACATGAACCAGACCGTGGTGGTGGACCCCTCGGGCGCCATCACCTTGCCGGTCCTCGACAAGGTGGAGGTGCAGGGCCTGTCGGTCAACCAGCTCCAGACGCGGCTCGAGGGCCTGCTGGGGCAGTTCGTGAAGGCGCCGCAGGTGAACCTCCAGCTCATCGAGTACGGGAGCCGCTACGTGAACGTCCTCGGAGAGGTGGGCAACCCGGGGCGCGTGCCCCTCAAGGGCGCCCTCAAGGTCCTCGACGCCGTGAGCCAGGCGGGCGGATACACGAGCAAATCGGGGGACGTGGAGATTTCCCGCCGGGATTCCACGGGAAAACTGCACACCCGGGTCTTCCCCCGCGAGGAGCTCCTCGGGGCCTCCAGCGAGAAGGGCAACATCTACGTGCTGGACCAGGATGTGATCAACGTGCAGGCCATCAAATCGGTGTACGTCTCGGGCGAAGTCAAGAACCCCGGGTCGTTCCCCTACAACCGGGACATCACCCTCCTTCGGGCCATCACCCTCGCCGGAGGGTTCACCCAGTGGGCCAAGAAGGACCGAGTGGACGTCCTCAGGGAGACCCCCGACAGCGCCCCGCGGGTCCTTCAGGTGGATGTGTCCGAGATTGAGAAGGGCCGCCTGGAGGACCTGCCGCTCCTTCCCAACGACCACGTGGTGGTCAAGGAAAGGAAGTTCTTCTAA
- a CDS encoding polysaccharide biosynthesis tyrosine autokinase, with product MPGSDTGNPILQESPEPQEFDLLKWVQLFWEHRWWIAGITAAAVLAAGLYSFLARPIYSATATIYVQSYSRTPLNTYNPTGATSWMEEEKFYNSQAEIIRSQAVMQDAADRLKLATHPGFREMENPSEAWRALAAMTKVETVRDSALFKITVSGPYKEDVAKWANMVAEVYRDKTLRDALEVIRRANEAMLEEARKMQEEYVRQQGLVASTLQASGSYFPENQKEILDKRIEALELKLNEVAVRESETSAVVGQIRRSLARGEDAASLPSTLGDPGVQEMTRLYNEMARELSRLSVKYTPQHPEVKALKTRLSRQGQAILESYQAQLGALYSEKANLTAELEGVKRQGLQFVEGASRGEALTTSGAAIKKYMDLLYDKMKELNVSSALLSSNVRLVNAALPPTAPVRPRKAMNLLLGLMLGLMLSAGSVVAYQYLDTSVKDVDVLEARLGLNLLTLVPTMGNGTDRAVVEAFQTLRTALIFASENQQKNLLLVTSAGPKEGKTTVAVNLARTLAATGDRVFLMDCDLRRPQVNRTLNNLAGKKGLTLYLAEKGATLEEFVVQGPHPNLWVLASGPIPPNPPELFSMKRFHDLLERLRKEYDWVILDSPPALSLADAQILGAMTDFALLVARYKKTLRPMLERTVLTLRRHQIPVAGVVLNDVDPKSGSYYENYYYSHYYYETGKEPKKIPWIMGKAGAWGEIFRSKSV from the coding sequence ATGCCAGGAAGCGATACCGGGAACCCCATCCTTCAGGAGTCGCCCGAGCCACAGGAGTTCGACCTCCTGAAGTGGGTCCAGCTCTTCTGGGAGCACCGCTGGTGGATCGCGGGGATCACGGCCGCCGCCGTCCTCGCCGCGGGGTTGTACAGCTTTCTCGCCCGCCCCATCTACTCGGCCACGGCGACGATCTACGTCCAGTCCTACAGCCGGACGCCGCTGAACACCTACAACCCCACGGGCGCCACCTCCTGGATGGAGGAGGAGAAGTTCTACAACTCCCAGGCGGAGATCATCCGGAGCCAGGCCGTCATGCAGGACGCGGCCGACCGCCTGAAGCTGGCCACCCACCCGGGCTTTCGGGAGATGGAGAACCCCTCCGAAGCCTGGAGGGCTCTGGCGGCCATGACCAAGGTGGAGACGGTGCGGGACAGCGCCCTCTTCAAGATCACCGTGAGCGGCCCCTACAAGGAGGACGTGGCCAAGTGGGCCAACATGGTGGCCGAGGTCTACCGGGACAAGACCCTGAGGGACGCCCTGGAGGTCATCCGCCGGGCCAACGAGGCCATGCTCGAGGAGGCCCGGAAGATGCAGGAGGAGTACGTGCGCCAGCAGGGGCTCGTCGCCTCCACCCTGCAGGCCTCGGGCTCCTACTTCCCGGAGAACCAGAAGGAGATCCTCGACAAGCGTATCGAGGCCCTCGAACTCAAGCTCAACGAGGTGGCCGTCCGCGAGAGCGAAACGAGCGCCGTGGTGGGGCAGATCCGCCGCTCCCTCGCGCGGGGCGAAGACGCCGCCAGCCTCCCCTCCACCCTCGGCGATCCGGGCGTGCAGGAGATGACCAGGCTCTACAACGAGATGGCGCGGGAATTGAGCCGCCTCTCGGTCAAGTACACACCCCAGCACCCGGAGGTCAAGGCGCTCAAGACCCGCCTCTCCCGCCAGGGACAGGCCATTCTGGAGAGCTACCAGGCCCAGCTGGGCGCGCTCTACTCCGAGAAGGCCAACCTCACCGCCGAACTGGAGGGCGTCAAGCGCCAGGGCCTGCAGTTCGTGGAGGGGGCCTCTCGGGGCGAGGCCCTGACCACCAGCGGGGCGGCCATCAAGAAGTACATGGACCTCCTCTACGACAAGATGAAGGAGCTGAATGTCAGCTCGGCCCTCCTCTCGAGCAACGTGCGCCTGGTGAACGCCGCCCTCCCGCCCACGGCGCCGGTGCGTCCCCGCAAGGCCATGAACCTGCTCCTGGGGCTCATGCTCGGCCTCATGCTCTCGGCGGGGTCCGTGGTGGCCTACCAGTACCTGGACACGTCCGTGAAGGACGTGGACGTGCTGGAGGCTCGGCTGGGCCTCAACCTCCTCACCCTCGTGCCCACCATGGGCAACGGCACCGACCGGGCCGTGGTGGAGGCCTTCCAGACCCTCCGGACGGCCCTCATCTTCGCGAGCGAGAACCAGCAGAAGAACCTCCTCCTGGTGACCTCAGCGGGGCCCAAGGAGGGCAAGACCACGGTGGCCGTGAACCTGGCGAGGACCCTCGCCGCCACGGGGGACCGCGTGTTCCTCATGGACTGCGACTTGAGGCGCCCCCAGGTGAACCGGACCCTCAACAACCTCGCGGGCAAGAAGGGCCTGACCCTCTACCTCGCCGAGAAGGGGGCCACCCTCGAGGAGTTCGTGGTCCAGGGCCCCCACCCGAACCTCTGGGTGCTGGCCTCGGGCCCCATCCCGCCCAACCCTCCCGAACTCTTCTCCATGAAGCGCTTCCACGACCTGTTGGAGCGCCTGAGGAAGGAGTACGACTGGGTGATCCTGGACTCGCCGCCGGCCCTGAGTTTGGCCGACGCGCAGATCCTCGGCGCCATGACCGACTTCGCCCTCCTCGTGGCCCGCTACAAGAAGACCCTGCGTCCCATGCTGGAGCGCACCGTCCTGACCCTGCGGCGCCACCAGATCCCCGTGGCGGGAGTGGTCCTCAACGACGTGGATCCCAAGTCGGGCAGTTACTATGAGAACTACTACTACAGCCACTACTACTACGAGACCGGCAAGGAGCCCAAGAAGATCCCCTGGATCATGGGCAAGGCCGGAGCGTGGGGCGAGATATTCCGGAGCAAGTCGGTGTGA
- a CDS encoding bifunctional glycosyltransferase/class I SAM-dependent methyltransferase, with translation MGEDARQGAGTNGGSPLRFAVFVVAYNAVTTLARVLDRIPPEAWDRLEEVYVFDDASTDDTALLGEGYRASRGREKLKIYRNPMNLGYGGNQKRGYDYARERGFDYVILLHGDGQYAPEMIPEFLRVARERRPAAVFGSRMMAPGQARRGGMPLYKYVGNRLLTAYENALLGSRLSEFHSGYRMYAVEALSRLHYPAYTDDFHFDTQIIVELLHQGQEIVEIPIPTYYGGEICYVNGMRYARDVAAAVLRYKLFSLGLLSCPWIGEEASRRYPAKTSPLSSHMRVSRMVPAGARVLDVGAEGSYAAKLREKGCAVSGINDRPLEGAEAQPYERLWVRDLDLEGLPPPAEAGRYDCIVLADVLEHLRTAPALLSQAKDLLAERGVVIASTGNVAHFTVRLGLLFGRFTYRERGILDGSHVRLYTRRTFRRLLESQGYRILRQKVTPIPFELFAGKSRAARVFWRGVEYGYYGAARLWPSLFAYQFILLAVPQGRPAPGRT, from the coding sequence ATGGGAGAGGACGCGCGCCAAGGGGCCGGGACGAACGGGGGCTCCCCCCTGCGCTTCGCCGTCTTCGTCGTGGCCTACAACGCCGTGACGACCCTCGCCCGGGTCCTGGACCGGATCCCGCCCGAGGCATGGGATCGTCTCGAAGAGGTCTACGTCTTCGACGACGCGAGCACGGACGATACGGCCCTCCTCGGCGAGGGGTACCGGGCCTCCCGGGGCCGCGAGAAGCTGAAAATCTACCGGAATCCCATGAACCTCGGGTACGGCGGGAACCAGAAGAGGGGCTACGACTACGCCCGGGAGCGGGGCTTCGACTATGTGATCCTCCTCCACGGGGACGGACAGTACGCCCCGGAGATGATCCCGGAGTTCTTGAGGGTGGCGCGGGAGCGCCGCCCCGCGGCGGTCTTCGGTTCGAGGATGATGGCCCCGGGGCAGGCGCGCCGGGGCGGGATGCCCCTGTACAAGTACGTGGGCAACCGCCTCCTCACGGCGTACGAAAACGCCCTCCTGGGAAGCCGCCTGTCGGAGTTCCATTCGGGGTACCGGATGTACGCCGTGGAGGCGCTCAGCCGCCTGCACTACCCGGCCTACACGGACGACTTCCACTTCGACACCCAGATCATCGTGGAGCTCCTCCATCAGGGCCAGGAGATCGTGGAGATCCCCATCCCCACCTATTACGGCGGGGAGATCTGCTACGTGAACGGGATGCGGTACGCCCGGGACGTGGCGGCGGCCGTTCTCCGGTACAAGCTCTTTTCCCTGGGCCTTTTGAGCTGTCCCTGGATCGGGGAGGAGGCCTCCCGGCGCTACCCGGCCAAGACCAGCCCCCTGTCGAGCCACATGCGCGTGAGCCGCATGGTCCCGGCGGGCGCGCGGGTCCTGGATGTGGGCGCCGAGGGAAGCTACGCCGCCAAACTGAGGGAGAAGGGGTGCGCCGTCTCAGGGATCAACGACCGTCCCCTGGAGGGCGCCGAAGCGCAGCCCTACGAGCGGCTCTGGGTGAGGGACCTGGACCTGGAGGGCCTGCCCCCGCCCGCGGAGGCGGGGCGTTACGACTGCATCGTGCTCGCCGACGTCCTCGAACACCTCAGAACGGCGCCGGCCTTGCTCTCCCAGGCCAAGGACCTGCTGGCCGAGCGGGGAGTGGTCATCGCCTCCACGGGGAACGTGGCCCACTTCACCGTGCGCCTCGGCCTTCTCTTCGGCCGCTTCACGTACCGGGAGCGGGGCATCCTCGACGGGAGCCACGTGCGCCTGTACACGCGCCGGACCTTCCGGCGCCTGCTGGAGTCCCAGGGCTACCGCATTCTCAGGCAGAAGGTGACACCCATCCCCTTCGAACTCTTCGCCGGAAAGAGCCGCGCCGCCCGCGTCTTCTGGAGGGGAGTGGAGTACGGGTATTACGGCGCCGCCCGCCTCTGGCCTTCCCTCTTCGCTTACCAGTTCATCCTCCTCGCCGTGCCCCAGGGCCGCCCGGCCCCCGGGCGCACCTGA